From one Leptospira andrefontaineae genomic stretch:
- a CDS encoding HpcH/HpaI aldolase/citrate lyase family protein: MSKLPHPKDALFEGEKPFPIIPACEHFAGSEKLITKALELQNKLGGLFDITMDCEDGAQTGKEKEHAEMIVRIQNSELNKHNMSGVRIHDYTNSFWKQDVDIIVPGAGNKIAYITIPKPTKASQVEEMITYIQGAAKKAGITREIPIHVLIETHGALADVDKIAALPWMQVVDFGLMDFISGHHGAIPASCMKSPGQFDHELLRRAKASCVAAALAHGVIPAHNVTLDLKNQYQTYKDAKRAHDEFGFLRMWSIYPTQIQAILDAMAPDYSEVQTSAAILIKAQDAEWGPIQHDGDLHDRATYRYFWEVLQKAKLTGIAIPEEAAKRFF, translated from the coding sequence ATGTCCAAATTACCACATCCTAAGGATGCATTATTCGAAGGAGAAAAACCTTTCCCTATCATCCCGGCCTGCGAACATTTTGCTGGATCCGAAAAACTGATCACTAAAGCTCTAGAGTTACAAAACAAACTCGGCGGTCTTTTCGACATCACCATGGACTGTGAAGACGGTGCTCAAACCGGAAAAGAAAAAGAACACGCGGAAATGATCGTCCGTATCCAAAACTCCGAGCTCAATAAACATAATATGAGCGGTGTAAGGATCCACGATTATACTAATTCTTTCTGGAAACAAGACGTAGACATTATCGTTCCAGGCGCAGGAAACAAGATCGCATACATCACCATTCCTAAACCTACAAAAGCTTCCCAAGTGGAAGAAATGATCACTTATATCCAAGGTGCTGCTAAAAAAGCAGGGATCACTAGAGAAATCCCGATCCACGTTCTAATCGAAACTCATGGTGCACTTGCTGATGTAGACAAGATCGCTGCTCTTCCTTGGATGCAGGTAGTTGATTTCGGTCTAATGGACTTCATCTCTGGACACCACGGAGCAATTCCTGCTTCTTGTATGAAAAGCCCAGGACAATTCGATCACGAATTATTAAGAAGAGCAAAAGCTTCTTGCGTAGCTGCTGCATTGGCTCATGGAGTAATCCCTGCTCACAACGTTACTTTGGACCTTAAAAACCAATACCAAACTTATAAAGATGCAAAAAGAGCTCATGATGAGTTCGGATTCCTTCGTATGTGGTCCATCTATCCAACTCAGATCCAAGCGATCTTAGATGCGATGGCTCCAGACTATAGCGAAGTCCAAACCTCTGCTGCTATTCTTATAAAAGCACAAGATGCAGAATGGGGACCGATCCAACACGACGGAGATCTTCATGACAGAGCAACTTACCGTTACTTCTGGGAAGTTCTTCAAAAAGCAAAACTTACTGGTATTGCAATTCCTGAAGAAGCAGCAAAAAGATTCTTCTAA
- a CDS encoding chemotaxis protein CheX gives MSLNIDPLLDEKFILTISQIFPEFLQKNLGVHAVREAFGPSKNEGLCYENCTAVEFQGEAEGRLFLAMDGYTKLKLLPKIARSFHIDPTIRSHAASIMLEFANQICAELISEMKLGRFQIDILPPENLNNKLVPIDLENLRQYILIYFLKDEDAKEYLGRIYLILLMQKY, from the coding sequence ATGTCTTTGAACATAGATCCTTTATTGGATGAAAAATTCATACTTACAATTTCCCAGATCTTTCCGGAGTTTTTGCAAAAAAACCTGGGAGTTCATGCTGTACGTGAGGCATTTGGTCCTTCTAAAAATGAAGGCCTATGTTACGAGAATTGTACAGCGGTGGAATTCCAAGGAGAGGCAGAAGGAAGACTTTTTCTTGCAATGGACGGTTATACTAAACTTAAACTTTTACCGAAAATTGCCAGATCCTTTCATATAGATCCTACGATCCGAAGCCATGCGGCTTCTATCATGCTGGAATTTGCAAACCAGATCTGTGCTGAACTTATCTCCGAAATGAAATTGGGAAGATTCCAAATAGATATTCTTCCCCCTGAAAATCTGAACAATAAATTGGTCCCGATCGATCTGGAAAATTTAAGACAGTATATTCTGATCTATTTCCTGAAAGACGAGGATGCCAAAGAATATCTGGGCAGGATCTATCTCATTCTTCTGATGCAAAAATATTAA
- a CDS encoding alpha/beta hydrolase family protein, producing the protein MIRYSFQGLPFLLKYADMIDSPDSEIREENLKVSKKSSFRTKIFPGSKNSPVIYLQHGMSNRGIDDPRILTLAKHLKNTGATVYLPELKEVKGLEISVDTVPNIRSLFQEIVKREGRAISFLSASFSAGMGMVALSGKEEQKNLKSALLVGTYSDFADTLPFILSNYEVDPYAVHVLLYNYISKLRPKLSKLEEFYFEAALDNGLKRSGEQEKSPKLLKKLNQKERDFVYGVQSDPGFRMSLVEPILSVLPPNFILRNSPKNFLSDWKAPIALLHGSDDPVISPDESEQLFDSLGNGKEEWKVILRSKLITHGDHLPFYTQLGEIPKLAGLWGFFLKNSGL; encoded by the coding sequence ATGATTCGATACTCGTTCCAGGGACTCCCATTCTTACTCAAATACGCAGACATGATAGATTCTCCCGATTCTGAGATCCGGGAGGAAAATTTAAAAGTTTCTAAGAAGTCTTCCTTTCGAACCAAAATATTTCCAGGTTCGAAAAATTCTCCTGTGATCTATTTACAACATGGGATGAGCAATCGAGGCATAGACGATCCTAGGATCCTAACACTCGCAAAACATCTTAAGAATACAGGCGCAACCGTATATCTTCCTGAACTTAAGGAAGTGAAAGGGCTTGAAATTTCAGTCGATACTGTCCCGAATATCAGGTCCTTATTCCAAGAGATTGTAAAGAGAGAAGGTCGTGCGATCTCCTTCTTATCCGCAAGTTTCTCCGCAGGAATGGGAATGGTGGCGTTGTCTGGAAAGGAGGAGCAGAAAAATCTAAAATCCGCTCTACTTGTTGGAACATATTCCGATTTCGCGGATACTCTTCCTTTTATTCTATCCAACTACGAAGTCGATCCTTATGCGGTTCATGTTTTACTATATAATTATATTTCTAAGCTTAGACCCAAACTTTCCAAATTAGAAGAGTTCTATTTTGAAGCCGCCTTGGATAACGGATTGAAAAGATCTGGAGAACAGGAGAAGTCCCCAAAACTTCTAAAAAAATTAAACCAGAAGGAAAGGGACTTCGTATACGGGGTCCAATCAGATCCAGGATTTAGAATGAGCTTAGTAGAGCCTATTCTATCCGTATTACCGCCTAACTTCATTCTACGCAATTCTCCCAAAAACTTCCTCTCTGATTGGAAGGCGCCTATTGCATTATTGCATGGATCAGACGATCCGGTGATCTCTCCGGACGAATCAGAGCAATTATTCGATTCTTTGGGGAACGGTAAGGAGGAATGGAAGGTGATCTTAAGGTCCAAATTGATCACTCATGGGGACCATCTTCCGTTTTATACTCAATTAGGCGAGATCCCAAAGCTCGCTGGACTCTGGGGATTTTTTCTAAAAAATTCTGGTCTCTAA
- a CDS encoding helix-turn-helix domain-containing protein gives MKQADAEELDGKELISSEHITEVVKENLKLIRHTKGLSLDKLASRCGVSRAMLSQIEQGKSVPTIAVLWKIATGLNVPFSELLKEKGTEGVFLLKAENTKVLYSSSKVYSSRALFPFIGGRRVEFYELILKPGGIEVAEAHKAGTTENLVVVQGKLRLRVGDKVVELDAKDSVYFRADVPHEYINPTDTETLMYLVMEYTDEAN, from the coding sequence ATGAAACAGGCCGACGCCGAAGAACTGGATGGGAAGGAACTCATCTCCAGCGAACATATAACAGAAGTCGTTAAAGAAAACCTAAAATTAATTCGCCATACTAAAGGACTCTCATTAGACAAATTGGCATCTCGTTGTGGTGTAAGCCGAGCCATGCTTTCTCAAATAGAGCAAGGTAAAAGTGTTCCTACAATTGCAGTATTATGGAAGATCGCAACCGGTCTTAACGTTCCTTTTAGTGAACTTCTGAAAGAGAAGGGAACAGAGGGAGTTTTTCTCTTAAAAGCAGAAAATACTAAAGTCTTATATTCCAGCTCAAAGGTATATTCTAGTCGTGCCTTGTTTCCGTTTATCGGAGGCAGAAGGGTAGAATTTTACGAACTGATCCTGAAACCGGGTGGAATCGAAGTTGCAGAAGCTCATAAAGCTGGAACAACTGAGAACCTAGTCGTGGTCCAAGGAAAATTGCGCCTCCGTGTGGGGGATAAGGTGGTAGAACTGGATGCAAAGGATTCCGTATATTTTAGAGCGGACGTTCCACACGAATATATCAACCCAACAGATACCGAAACTCTTATGTATCTGGTCATGGAATATACGGACGAAGCTAACTAA
- a CDS encoding rhomboid family intramembrane serine protease — translation MAKRNPTSGPKLFGFSLTHPLNLVLFFNIFVWALLMLEGGRGIITYFFGLNPSFVIEKKMYWQVFTYGFLHVVGGDFFSSLIHIGMNMFGLFTVGFWLCRYIGGWKFLSVYLLSQLGGGLFVLSFSYIGWKTGLVPENSIWDSYHTATVGASGGVFGVLAAFSLMFPEARFVFPPVRAKFAPWVLIGFGFSVDAYYLLQFHASGVMTQSFFGMMSNSGHLGGAVFGLFSLLGLQKFGGKTRTPIFVRRWEKPKENQERVIVRPKNLEDPFETQVRKNRELLSQLYGISDAKEKENILSPIQAENTNLCPPFDYNSDDMFCLRCEWLQNCELRKLKKDHPEL, via the coding sequence ATGGCAAAGAGAAATCCGACCTCAGGTCCGAAGCTTTTCGGATTCTCGCTGACTCACCCACTGAATCTGGTCCTATTCTTCAATATTTTCGTCTGGGCACTTCTCATGTTGGAAGGTGGGCGAGGAATTATTACCTATTTTTTCGGATTAAATCCAAGCTTCGTCATCGAGAAGAAAATGTATTGGCAGGTATTCACTTACGGATTCCTGCACGTAGTAGGTGGAGATTTTTTCTCTTCTCTCATCCATATCGGGATGAATATGTTCGGACTATTCACAGTTGGTTTTTGGCTCTGCAGATATATTGGCGGTTGGAAATTTTTAAGTGTTTATCTTTTATCCCAATTAGGCGGGGGACTTTTCGTTTTGTCTTTTTCTTATATAGGTTGGAAGACTGGGCTAGTTCCGGAAAATTCTATATGGGATAGTTATCATACTGCAACCGTTGGTGCAAGTGGTGGAGTTTTTGGAGTACTTGCTGCATTCAGTTTAATGTTCCCTGAAGCAAGATTTGTATTTCCTCCGGTTCGAGCAAAATTCGCTCCTTGGGTCTTGATCGGTTTTGGATTTTCAGTGGATGCTTACTATCTTCTCCAATTCCATGCCAGCGGTGTCATGACCCAAAGTTTTTTTGGAATGATGAGCAACTCCGGTCATTTGGGCGGAGCAGTATTCGGTCTTTTCAGTCTTCTTGGCTTACAGAAATTCGGAGGAAAAACTAGAACTCCAATTTTTGTAAGAAGGTGGGAAAAGCCTAAAGAAAATCAGGAAAGGGTGATCGTTCGCCCTAAAAATTTGGAAGACCCTTTCGAGACACAGGTTCGGAAGAATAGAGAACTCTTAAGTCAACTGTATGGAATTTCCGACGCAAAAGAGAAGGAAAATATTCTTTCGCCCATACAAGCGGAGAATACGAATCTATGTCCTCCCTTTGACTACAATTCGGATGATATGTTTTGCCTTCGTTGTGAATGGCTCCAGAATTGCGAATTGAGAAAATTAAAGAAAGATCACCCGGAACTTTGA
- a CDS encoding DUF342 domain-containing protein yields the protein MVVSTEQTSGVSDQETSWESVFSLKISSDNLGADLTIRPGMIKGRALSTSIVIEYLHNKDISQDRIIGDNIYGALKQLQTSTSRMDFSPISFVVAQGFPPVKGEDGWVKFYHPQAQRVKIGEDGHADYRNIERYIYVKAGEKLATLFEGIPGKPGMDVFGKPIAPPPIRRPKLTIGKNVQEKGLVQENKPLIEYFATCNGAIFSTESSITVSQELQIDSNVGLGTGNINYDGNVLVKGDVEAATSIKTQGNLMVKGNVETSDLVIARDLEVSGGIKGDGKNVIKIGGHLYAKFIENAEIEVDGDVVVEGFILNSKIHSLGNVILNGSSGNLVSSSVSTYMGLTCATLGSQAELDVTVELGFHFRNEKSFQDLTKRLQVAEKEIEKVLPKVQQIKQMVQRSRGQIPEDKKEGYRKVFEEFNKQNKFIELVKQKLEVLKSSRFNSGEVQIVVRKGAYKGSIIKYRRQVEKVEKFQSAFMMRFQPGQDKAAMVAIKPQK from the coding sequence ATGGTTGTGAGTACAGAGCAAACTTCGGGTGTATCAGATCAAGAGACAAGTTGGGAGAGTGTATTCTCTCTTAAGATCAGTTCGGATAATCTGGGCGCCGATCTAACTATTCGTCCCGGGATGATCAAGGGAAGGGCTCTTTCCACTAGCATAGTTATAGAATATCTTCATAATAAGGATATTTCCCAAGATCGTATCATCGGGGACAATATCTACGGTGCTTTAAAACAATTACAAACATCCACCTCTCGGATGGATTTTTCTCCGATTTCTTTCGTTGTGGCCCAAGGTTTCCCTCCTGTAAAAGGAGAAGACGGCTGGGTAAAATTTTATCATCCCCAAGCTCAGAGGGTCAAGATCGGCGAAGACGGCCATGCTGATTATAGAAATATTGAAAGGTATATTTATGTAAAAGCAGGGGAGAAGCTTGCGACTCTATTCGAAGGGATCCCTGGCAAACCTGGCATGGATGTTTTCGGAAAACCGATCGCTCCTCCTCCGATCAGAAGGCCAAAACTTACTATAGGTAAGAATGTACAAGAGAAGGGGCTGGTCCAAGAGAATAAACCTCTAATAGAATATTTTGCTACCTGCAACGGTGCGATCTTCTCTACAGAATCTTCTATCACTGTTTCCCAAGAATTGCAGATCGATTCTAACGTTGGTCTCGGAACAGGAAATATCAATTACGACGGAAACGTACTCGTAAAAGGAGATGTGGAAGCTGCCACTTCTATCAAGACCCAAGGGAACTTGATGGTAAAAGGAAATGTGGAGACTTCCGATCTAGTCATCGCTCGCGACTTAGAAGTGAGTGGTGGGATCAAAGGTGATGGAAAGAATGTAATCAAGATCGGCGGACATCTTTACGCAAAGTTTATTGAGAACGCAGAGATAGAAGTAGATGGAGATGTTGTTGTCGAAGGTTTTATTCTTAACTCCAAGATCCATTCTTTAGGAAATGTAATCCTGAATGGATCGAGTGGAAACTTGGTGTCTTCCTCCGTTTCTACTTATATGGGTTTAACCTGTGCAACTTTAGGTTCGCAGGCGGAGTTAGATGTAACTGTAGAATTAGGATTTCATTTTAGGAATGAAAAAAGTTTCCAAGATCTTACCAAACGTCTTCAAGTTGCGGAGAAGGAAATAGAGAAGGTCTTACCTAAGGTCCAGCAGATCAAACAGATGGTCCAAAGATCCAGAGGCCAGATCCCTGAGGATAAAAAAGAAGGTTACCGCAAGGTTTTCGAAGAATTCAACAAGCAGAACAAGTTTATAGAACTTGTGAAACAAAAACTAGAAGTGTTAAAGTCTTCCCGATTTAATTCAGGGGAAGTGCAGATTGTAGTTCGTAAAGGTGCTTATAAGGGAAGTATCATCAAATATAGAAGGCAGGTGGAGAAGGTTGAAAAATTCCAGTCTGCGTTTATGATGCGTTTCCAACCAGGGCAAGACAAAGCTGCCATGGTTGCTATCAAACCCCAAAAGTAA
- a CDS encoding class I SAM-dependent DNA methyltransferase, giving the protein MKLYSELAEYYFDIEKNARKFEMETQFIDRLFRKHRVRNILDLGCGTGEHVTHFQSLGYKSRGIDSSIKMIEVAKKRYSHCKFEVGAMQSYKSQEKWDAIISLFGSFNYLLSNEEVEAALKNLELNLKPAGIAVLEVWNAEPLRKIKRKAIGPVAQIKAKNTTIQRNRGFRLVRADQSTVVEVNYIYNLNAKEIKDKHLMRAYFLVELQRMLAKHRMEILHVYSNYNELKFKSNASRMILVLKKKSG; this is encoded by the coding sequence ATGAAACTCTACTCGGAACTGGCAGAATATTACTTCGATATTGAAAAGAACGCTCGAAAATTCGAGATGGAAACCCAGTTTATAGACAGGCTTTTCCGAAAACATAGGGTCCGAAATATTTTGGACCTGGGATGTGGAACAGGAGAGCATGTCACCCATTTCCAAAGCCTTGGATACAAATCCAGAGGGATAGATTCCTCCATCAAAATGATAGAGGTCGCCAAAAAAAGATATTCCCATTGCAAATTCGAAGTGGGAGCAATGCAATCCTATAAGTCCCAGGAAAAATGGGACGCGATCATCAGTTTATTCGGTTCCTTTAATTATTTATTATCTAATGAAGAAGTAGAAGCGGCTCTTAAAAATCTAGAGCTGAATCTGAAACCGGCAGGCATTGCAGTTTTAGAAGTTTGGAATGCGGAACCTCTTCGTAAGATCAAAAGAAAAGCGATCGGTCCGGTCGCTCAGATAAAAGCCAAAAATACTACCATCCAGAGAAACAGAGGATTTCGTCTAGTCAGAGCGGACCAATCCACAGTAGTAGAAGTAAATTATATCTATAATCTAAATGCAAAAGAGATCAAAGACAAACATTTAATGAGAGCCTACTTCCTGGTAGAACTCCAAAGAATGCTCGCAAAACACAGGATGGAGATCCTACATGTCTACTCCAACTACAACGAATTAAAATTCAAAAGTAACGCGAGCAGAATGATCTTGGTTTTAAAGAAGAAGAGCGGTTAA
- the lpdA gene encoding dihydrolipoyl dehydrogenase has translation MAENYDLTVIGGGPGGYVAAIRAAQLGLNVCLVEKEKLGGVCLNWGCIPTKALLESAHLLESIRKSETFGLKVENASPDFPNIIKRSRGVADTMSNGVEFLMKKNKISVKKGSAVFKDKNTIWLPDTSKEEIQSEYFIIATGARAKEFPGLPFDGEKVLSSKHAMIQDSPPKTLAVIGAGAIGIEFADFYSSMGTQVTIIEMQDKILPLEDPEISNLLNRSFTKRGIQILTSVGVSEPKLESDGVSILLKGEGTPAEGERKKFDKVLVAIGVTPNTEGIHLEEIGVFLQKGFIKVDTKFKTKVPNIYAIGDCIGAPLLAHVASTEGVKAAEAISIQNKNPHGLVFEPLDYLKIPACTYCHPEVASVGLKEEEAKKSGIDVVVGKFPFRANGRAQALGEVEGMVKLVADRKTGEVLGAHLIGPNVTEILGEINLGMGSELTLKEIAGRIHAHPTLSESVMEAAGQALGEAINI, from the coding sequence ATGGCGGAAAACTACGACCTGACTGTGATCGGCGGAGGCCCTGGAGGATATGTGGCCGCCATTCGAGCTGCCCAACTCGGATTGAACGTATGTCTAGTGGAAAAAGAAAAACTAGGCGGAGTATGTTTAAACTGGGGATGTATTCCCACAAAAGCACTTTTAGAATCTGCACATTTATTAGAGTCCATTCGCAAATCAGAAACCTTCGGCCTGAAGGTAGAAAACGCCTCTCCGGATTTTCCGAATATCATCAAACGTTCCAGAGGTGTTGCAGACACAATGTCTAACGGAGTTGAATTCTTGATGAAGAAGAATAAAATTTCCGTAAAGAAAGGAAGTGCAGTTTTCAAAGACAAAAATACGATCTGGCTTCCCGACACTTCTAAAGAAGAGATCCAATCCGAATATTTTATAATAGCAACCGGCGCCAGAGCAAAAGAATTTCCCGGACTTCCATTCGATGGGGAAAAGGTTCTATCTAGCAAACATGCAATGATACAGGATTCTCCTCCTAAAACCTTGGCGGTGATTGGTGCAGGAGCTATCGGAATAGAATTCGCAGACTTCTATTCTAGTATGGGAACCCAAGTTACAATCATAGAGATGCAGGACAAAATACTTCCATTAGAAGATCCTGAAATATCAAATTTACTCAATCGTTCCTTCACAAAACGAGGCATCCAGATCCTTACAAGTGTAGGAGTTTCGGAACCAAAACTGGAATCGGATGGAGTTTCTATTCTTCTTAAAGGAGAAGGAACACCAGCAGAAGGAGAAAGAAAAAAATTCGATAAGGTCCTAGTCGCCATCGGTGTTACTCCAAATACGGAAGGTATTCATTTAGAAGAGATTGGGGTATTCCTACAAAAAGGATTTATCAAGGTAGATACTAAATTTAAGACCAAGGTCCCGAATATCTACGCGATCGGAGATTGTATTGGAGCTCCATTACTAGCACATGTTGCTTCAACAGAAGGAGTCAAAGCTGCGGAAGCGATCTCTATCCAAAACAAAAATCCTCATGGATTAGTTTTTGAACCTCTGGATTATCTCAAAATCCCTGCCTGCACATACTGCCATCCGGAAGTTGCCTCGGTAGGTTTAAAAGAAGAAGAAGCCAAAAAATCAGGCATAGACGTGGTCGTAGGAAAATTCCCATTCAGAGCGAACGGCAGAGCCCAGGCTTTAGGCGAAGTAGAAGGGATGGTAAAATTAGTTGCTGATCGCAAAACCGGAGAAGTACTGGGAGCTCATCTCATCGGACCGAACGTGACCGAAATTTTAGGAGAGATCAATTTGGGAATGGGATCCGAACTGACCCTAAAAGAAATTGCAGGAAGGATACACGCCCATCCTACACTTTCAGAATCCGTAATGGAAGCAGCAGGACAGGCTCTAGGCGAAGCGATTAATATCTAA
- the perRB gene encoding peroxide-responsive transcriptional repressor PerRB gives MTVLGKHKQYCLTPDEIESRLKSVSIQPTMQRISICQYVLCEADHPTAEEVKEWVDKRSLKMSLATVYNTLNVLVSAGLLREFKFSCLGKSVFDSNIDDHFHFFDEKSGKFHDLDAELLTIDSKLPKEFKVNKMDILFTGSLEESSASV, from the coding sequence ATGACTGTTTTAGGTAAACACAAACAATACTGCCTGACTCCGGACGAAATAGAGAGTAGATTAAAATCGGTTTCAATACAACCGACTATGCAAAGGATTTCCATTTGCCAATACGTTCTTTGTGAAGCGGATCATCCGACCGCCGAAGAAGTAAAAGAATGGGTAGATAAACGTTCTTTAAAGATGAGTTTGGCAACTGTCTATAATACTTTAAACGTTTTAGTATCTGCAGGTCTATTGAGAGAGTTTAAATTTTCCTGTTTAGGTAAATCGGTATTCGATAGCAATATCGACGACCATTTCCATTTCTTCGATGAAAAGTCGGGCAAATTCCATGACCTGGATGCGGAACTTCTGACAATTGATTCTAAACTCCCTAAAGAGTTTAAAGTGAATAAGATGGATATCCTATTCACCGGATCCCTGGAAGAATCCAGCGCTTCCGTATAA
- a CDS encoding LIC11177 family protein codes for MADKKKTILPDVLMREKLQKIALNEKAKAARILGSDKVGSEVDPRKEDGPGSKIFKAIDESLSDLRYYFLEGEYGDKIADLFNRNESQFDRLGITPRRFLEFARESFDRFKQLQKKMPLEPMNKKGWEYLERSLSELIGKLNEKFHK; via the coding sequence TTGGCGGATAAAAAGAAAACAATTCTCCCCGACGTTCTTATGAGGGAGAAATTACAAAAGATCGCCCTTAACGAAAAAGCAAAAGCAGCCAGGATACTAGGGTCTGACAAAGTCGGATCTGAAGTTGATCCCAGAAAGGAAGATGGGCCAGGCTCTAAAATTTTTAAGGCCATAGACGAATCTCTTTCTGATCTCAGATATTATTTTCTGGAAGGAGAATACGGGGATAAGATCGCTGACTTATTCAATCGCAACGAAAGCCAATTCGACAGATTAGGTATTACTCCCAGAAGATTTTTGGAATTCGCCAGAGAGTCTTTTGATCGTTTCAAACAATTACAGAAAAAAATGCCTTTGGAACCGATGAATAAAAAAGGATGGGAATATCTAGAGAGAAGTTTGTCGGAACTAATTGGCAAACTAAACGAGAAGTTTCATAAATAA
- the mtnA gene encoding S-methyl-5-thioribose-1-phosphate isomerase, whose translation MKKENLRPIFWEKEGLRLLDQRQIPGKKEWFIAKNSEDAIFAIKEMVVRGAPAIAITGLFGAVLELKKFSKKPDYQEFQTLLSKILESRPTAVNLRRAFEELSSIFPKEEYDKVSLSELQQKSEEFAIYVFEEDIRNNLALAKNGVSLFPSSPSKLKIITHCNTGALATAGHGTALGVIRSLKEAGHDLTVYADETRPYLQGARLTAWELMEEGIENYLMTDSMAGWLMSSQKIDAVIVGVDRVAANGDSANKIGTYPLAVLAKYHGIPFYIAATEKSFDFKIKDGSAIPIEMRTQDEVTRLNFLKNEKGEAILSEGVIAPVGVKALNPSFDVTPASLIKAFITEKGIIPPDKIKEVFG comes from the coding sequence ATGAAAAAAGAGAACTTAAGGCCGATTTTTTGGGAAAAAGAAGGACTTAGACTTTTAGACCAAAGACAAATCCCAGGCAAGAAAGAATGGTTCATTGCTAAAAACTCCGAGGACGCAATTTTCGCCATCAAAGAAATGGTCGTGAGAGGAGCTCCTGCAATCGCCATCACCGGGTTATTCGGTGCGGTTTTAGAATTAAAAAAATTTTCTAAAAAACCGGATTACCAAGAATTCCAAACTCTACTTTCTAAAATCCTGGAATCAAGACCTACGGCTGTAAATCTTAGAAGAGCATTCGAAGAACTTTCTTCTATTTTTCCAAAAGAAGAATATGATAAGGTTTCGTTGTCGGAACTCCAACAGAAATCGGAAGAATTCGCAATTTATGTTTTCGAAGAAGACATCAGGAATAATTTAGCTTTAGCGAAAAATGGCGTGAGCCTTTTTCCTTCTTCTCCTTCTAAACTAAAAATTATTACTCATTGTAATACGGGTGCTCTCGCAACGGCAGGACATGGCACTGCTCTTGGTGTGATTCGCTCTCTAAAAGAAGCGGGACATGATCTTACTGTGTATGCGGATGAGACACGTCCTTATCTGCAAGGTGCAAGACTAACCGCCTGGGAACTAATGGAAGAAGGCATCGAAAACTATCTGATGACGGATAGTATGGCCGGCTGGCTCATGTCCTCTCAAAAAATAGACGCAGTCATCGTGGGTGTAGACAGAGTTGCTGCTAACGGTGATTCTGCGAATAAGATCGGGACTTATCCTTTGGCAGTTTTAGCAAAATACCATGGTATCCCATTTTATATTGCAGCTACAGAAAAGAGTTTTGATTTCAAAATTAAGGACGGCTCAGCGATCCCGATTGAAATGAGGACCCAAGACGAGGTTACTCGTCTAAACTTTTTGAAAAATGAAAAGGGAGAAGCAATTCTTTCCGAAGGTGTGATCGCGCCTGTAGGAGTAAAAGCGCTCAATCCATCTTTTGATGTGACTCCGGCAAGTCTCATCAAAGCATTTATCACGGAGAAAGGGATTATTCCTCCGGATAAGATCAAAGAGGTTTTTGGCTGA